The Phycisphaerae bacterium genomic interval GTACGAGATCCCCTCGTACAAGGGTGTAGATCCATCGAACAGGTCGCAGTAATCGAGCCGGCTTTCCCCTTCCGACTGAAGGAAGACCAGCCCGGACCACATTCGGCCGCATACAAATGGCCCCAAGCGGATCGGCGCGTCCGCCGTGCCCGACGCCAGCAGCCTGCCGCGAACCACCAGCACGGCGTTCTCATCGAACAGCAGGCTCGTGCCCGCCTCGATGGTCAGCAACCCGCTCGCCGGAACCACCACGTCACTGGTGATGTGGTAAGGCCCCCCCGCCTGCGTCCAGGTGGTCAGCGGATCCAGCACGCCCCCCACCGGTGTGCTCGAATCCACGGCCCTCGTCACGGTGAGCTGCCGCCGGGCTACTTCCGTGAAATCCGCGTTCAAGGCCACGATGCTCAGGTCATTGGGACCAGGCTGCAGCTCAACCTCGGCAGTGTACGCGCTGAGCTCCAACGGGTTGTTGTCCCACGAAACCGGCAGGTAGCCGGCCGTCCGGCTGTCGACCTGCACCCAGCGGGCGTCGCCGGCGGGCGCGGTCCCGGAAATGTGGATCTTGTCGGCCGTCGTGACCAGTCCCGCCCCGCAATCGCTGATCGTGCTGCTGAGCCGGCCACTCGAGGAGAGCCTCGGCCGGAGCGAGAAATCGGTCGATTCGTATGAGGCATTCAGGCCATGGATGGCCAGAACGTTCTCGCCCTGGCGCAGCGGCGAGTTGGGGACGGTCAGTAGAGCTGTCAGGTCAAACGCCTCGAAGCCGGCCTGCTCATGGCTCGCGGCGGCCGTATCGTCATTGTATGCGATGACTCGGCTGGCCGGCAGAGTCACGCTGCCGTGGGCGATGTACTGCCCATTCAAGTACGCGACAAAACCGTCATCGTACCACATTTCCAGCAGCAGATCGTCAATAGCCAGAAGATCGCTGATGGTGAACCTCTTGCGGATGTAAACCGACAGGTAGCTGTTCCGCATGTCATTGAGCGGCGTGCGATCATCGCTGTCGCCGAATCCGAAGCCGCTGAGACCTGACTCCCATCCCGTTTCCCCGAAGCCCGGTTGAGTCCAGCCGAGCGGCTCGGCGGAGGGCTCGCTCAGCCCTCGGATGAACGACCACTGTTCCCCGTCGTCAATGTGCATCAGCCGCGGAGGGACGATACCCGGCACGTAGAGAATCGGGCGCAGCGAGAAATCGGTCGAGCCGCTCGTGCGATTCAGACCGTGAATTGCCAGGACGTTCTCGCCCTTGACCAGCGGCGTATCGGGAGCGGTCAGCCAAGAGGTCAGGTTGTAGACCTCCCATCCGTAGTCGGCCGCCTCGTGGTCGGCCGTCGCCGTTTGCGTGCGGGGAACGGCCTGGTCGATCGTCCCCGGCGCATTGTGGCGCTTCACCTCTCGCCCGTTGATGTACGCCACGAAGCCGTCGTCGTACCAGACACTCAGCATCAGTTCGGGCACGGCCGCAGGGTCATCCATCGTGAACTTCTTTCGGATGTACACGGACGTGAAACCGTTCTGCATGTCGCTGAGCATCGTTCGATCGTCACTGTCGCCGTAACCGAAGCCGCTCTGGCCCTTCTCCCAGCCCGCGTCGTCGAAGCCCAGGCGCGTCCAGTCAAGGGCGGTCACGGAAGGCTCGCTGGTCCCACGGAAAAACCGCCATTCATCCCCGTCGACGATGTAGTCCACGCGGGCCCGCATGGCTTCATCCACGCTGACCGTCAGGGCGGGCGGAATCATCGAGGCCAGGTACGAGCGCCGCTGCGTGATGAACGCTTCCACGTCGTCAATGTCGCGGGCGGCAAAGCGGGGACTGTACCGCCGCAGATTAGCGATCCGGCCGGCCATGATCTCCGGATGGAACGAATAGGCCATCAGCTGGCGGATCTCGCGATAGTAAATCGGCGCAAAATCAGGATGCCGCAGGATCCGCCGAACGATCGGCAAGGTCACGCTGCCCGAATCATTGATGCCTGCGCGAAACAGGCGCTGATTGGGAGGCGAGCGGGTGGAGCCCAGGTTCCAGACCGAATCGAAATCCCAGGGAACCAGCACCCACTTGTTGTCTGTCGGACGATGGTACAGATAGTAATCGTCGCCATCATCCAGGCAGATCCCCCCCTCGTCGTTCGTCACCACCGTCATGGCGGCGAAGAACCGCGTCCACTCGTCGATGTCCACGTTGGCCCGCACGACGTCGGCGAACTGCGCGTCACCGGTGTTGGTGAGCAGGTCCGTCAGGGCGATCACGTCCCGGTAGTCGTCGAGATCCTCGTTGGTCTCCTTGAGATAGATGCTGCGGTAGTCCGCTGGGGAAGTACCGTGGTAACTCAGATCGCCGTCCTGCTCCCCGCGGTACAGGTTCCCGCCCGCATCCTCCTCAAACACCCGCTCGACGTAGCTCTCGTCCACCGATTCGACCTGCAAGTAGGTATTCGGATCCGCCAGCGAGGTCATGTCGAGGTCATTGTTGAGCGTCATCAGTACCAGACGCGTCCGGTGCACCGGTAGGTCCACGTAGCTGAAGAACTCCTGGCCAATGTACTGTTGGTGGATCTCGTGGGCATTGAGATTCAGGTCTTCGAGGTTGCCGTACGGCCCGTCATCGTGAAACTGCACGCGAAACGACTTCTTCGCATCATTGCGCGAGCCCTTCCCGCGATAGCGTACGCCGACATTGTAGATGACCGTGCTGTCGCATACAAACGTGCCGTCCAGATCGACGTTACTGTACACGTCACGTGTCCGGAGCGTATGCAGGTTCGCGCCGGTCATGACCACGCGGTAAAGCGGCAGATTGGCCGGCCACGTGCGGTCATCCACCTGGTACAGGAAGGTCGGATCGGACGGTCCGGACCGGGCATAGGCCGGTGGGAACCCGGGCGCGGTCGCGGCGTGCGACTGGTTGTCAACCGCATCAATGTAGAACCGGACGATGCTGCCCGCCGGTTGAGCCGGCAGCGTGGCCCCGTAGACACCGTCGCCAGCCGCCCCGTCACCGTGAGCTCCGTCGTCGGTCATGCACACCGACGCGAACGCCGTGCCAGGATCGACCACGTACCACAGCCGGACTTCGCTCACCCCGCCCGTGTCGGTCACACCAGCCGTCACCGTGACCGGCTGCGCCGATGTCGGCACCGGCGGATCATGACGGACGGACCGGATCACCGGTGCCGGATCCGCCACGGCCGTCGAGTTCGGCTTGCCCGGGGTGCCGCCGTTCATCGTCGAGGCCCGCCAGGCGCTGCCTACGTTGTTGTCGGCATCAGCGTGGATCAGCTCCAGCGAAGGCCCCTCGCCGTCCGGCTCGGCCGGCCACGACCCGTCATCCGCATACCTCACCTCGTCCGCCACGTTGTTCAGCGGATCGCGCAGCACGACGTGCTCGTGCCCGTCCGCCAGGACATCCGTGAATCCCCCCACAACCATCACGTCCGAGCTGTACTTGGACTTGAATGTGGTCACATCCCGGGCGACCACCAGGTACGCTCCCGCGTCGATCTGCAGGTCCGACGGCAGGTCGTAGTCCACCGCCCCGGTCAGCTTCCAGCCTGTCAACGTCACTGCCGCGGCAGACCGATTGTGAATCTCGATGAACTCCTCATTGCGGTCGTACGGCAGGCGCGGCTGGCCTTCTACTCCTGATGGAGGGGCGGGATGGTACATAATCTCGGTGATGACGATTGAGTCAGTCAGCGTGACGTGGTTCGGCTCGTCCCGCGATGGCGAGGTCATCACGTACGTGTCGTCCCCGCCATCGGGTACGCGGCCGATCGAACCCATCGAAGCCCGCGTCCGATAAGTCACGGTGTCAATCAGCCGCCCGTCCGGCATCAATAACGAAATGCGCGACTCCACATTGTCCAGTATCGGGAACGGCAGCGAAGCCCTGTCCACCGACCATCGTCCACCGGGGGGAACGACCGTGCCGCTGCCGATCGAATAGACGCTGCCCGGAAACGGCGCCGCGGTCAGGCCGTAGCCCTCCAGGTTCATGGCCCCCCCACTGCGATTGTACAGCTCGATCCATCCTCCTCCTGCCGTGGAAGCCACCTCGTTGATCACCACGTCGCGGGCCGGCTCGGCAAGCGTATTCACACTATTGGATCGGCCGGGCGTGCCCC includes:
- a CDS encoding lamin tail domain-containing protein, whose product is MTRTWGMNLGAWVPLAVIAGVCAGLGPVTAQAHDMHIVITEFNYHPYGNRDEHEFLELYNRGSEAVDLSAWRIVSGVDFVFPAATFIQPGAYLVVAKNPSVVASSYGISECVGPFEGKLANEGEMIQLVNAQGVLVERVHYSDEDPWPERPDGDGPTLERVSVQEPGDRPWNWLPSRIIGGTPGRSNSVNTLAEPARDVVINEVASTAGGGWIELYNRSGGAMNLEGYGLTAAPFPGSVYSIGSGTVVPPGGRWSVDRASLPFPILDNVESRISLLMPDGRLIDTVTYRTRASMGSIGRVPDGGDDTYVMTSPSRDEPNHVTLTDSIVITEIMYHPAPPSGVEGQPRLPYDRNEEFIEIHNRSAAAVTLTGWKLTGAVDYDLPSDLQIDAGAYLVVARDVTTFKSKYSSDVMVVGGFTDVLADGHEHVVLRDPLNNVADEVRYADDGSWPAEPDGEGPSLELIHADADNNVGSAWRASTMNGGTPGKPNSTAVADPAPVIRSVRHDPPVPTSAQPVTVTAGVTDTGGVSEVRLWYVVDPGTAFASVCMTDDGAHGDGAAGDGVYGATLPAQPAGSIVRFYIDAVDNQSHAATAPGFPPAYARSGPSDPTFLYQVDDRTWPANLPLYRVVMTGANLHTLRTRDVYSNVDLDGTFVCDSTVIYNVGVRYRGKGSRNDAKKSFRVQFHDDGPYGNLEDLNLNAHEIHQQYIGQEFFSYVDLPVHRTRLVLMTLNNDLDMTSLADPNTYLQVESVDESYVERVFEEDAGGNLYRGEQDGDLSYHGTSPADYRSIYLKETNEDLDDYRDVIALTDLLTNTGDAQFADVVRANVDIDEWTRFFAAMTVVTNDEGGICLDDGDDYYLYHRPTDNKWVLVPWDFDSVWNLGSTRSPPNQRLFRAGINDSGSVTLPIVRRILRHPDFAPIYYREIRQLMAYSFHPEIMAGRIANLRRYSPRFAARDIDDVEAFITQRRSYLASMIPPALTVSVDEAMRARVDYIVDGDEWRFFRGTSEPSVTALDWTRLGFDDAGWEKGQSGFGYGDSDDRTMLSDMQNGFTSVYIRKKFTMDDPAAVPELMLSVWYDDGFVAYINGREVKRHNAPGTIDQAVPRTQTATADHEAADYGWEVYNLTSWLTAPDTPLVKGENVLAIHGLNRTSGSTDFSLRPILYVPGIVPPRLMHIDDGEQWSFIRGLSEPSAEPLGWTQPGFGETGWESGLSGFGFGDSDDRTPLNDMRNSYLSVYIRKRFTISDLLAIDDLLLEMWYDDGFVAYLNGQYIAHGSVTLPASRVIAYNDDTAAASHEQAGFEAFDLTALLTVPNSPLRQGENVLAIHGLNASYESTDFSLRPRLSSSGRLSSTISDCGAGLVTTADKIHISGTAPAGDARWVQVDSRTAGYLPVSWDNNPLELSAYTAEVELQPGPNDLSIVALNADFTEVARRQLTVTRAVDSSTPVGGVLDPLTTWTQAGGPYHITSDVVVPASGLLTIEAGTSLLFDENAVLVVRGRLLASGTADAPIRLGPFVCGRMWSGLVFLQSEGESRLDYCDLFDGSTPLYEGISYAACVNVVGSSLRMEHGLFDRMAARGIDAVQNASLSVFNSAFRNTGGAIRVDHSCAELEELSVVHVIGASGAIVLHGDCTTPSSVRCCVLETGGGDGIDLQAGSALVEGNTILGMAGKGLLLRSGRPIVRGNVVANCPTGMTLADGVNAAISHCTIVGGQTGIDLLEINTGQGGGHAEINSTIVWDFAVASIRLDTSSSVNIQMSDVAGGFAGTGNLATDPLFVGAGTGSYYLAPTSPCVGTGVSGTDMGALPAADNPVFQVVINEWMAQNSTIPDPQGEYDDWFELYNRGPRPVNVGGLFLSDHTDTPGLWRIPSNTILQPRQFLLVWADRDVTDVPGLHADFALEVNGEEIGLYLQAGGAYHVVDRVTFGDQTSDRSMGRTTDGAAEMDVLERPTPGESNNPPPPLTNGVGLRLVAPPRFLPSADVPLRVEVLTPSGAVDRNFWTGQILLSTDPPGITIAPASVEVINGMASGQFRLSGAGKVRLTATFEERRATVELVGLDAPTYRSVSGSLASGTTVWGPADGIVRVTGDLTVPSGAVLQIQAGTMVMLNASTDITVQGSVQCAGTLEAPVLITAADSAAAWGQILHTGAASTSAYHYAFLTHAGDATGVGHTGAGPVIRGASGATVSFADCSFIDELGKGLYADSCHLTFDRCLFARMIMGPEVTNTDTAMTDTFFLHMLPGGDVTDNDGLYLNGSGTMTVRRCVFAFGGDDGIDTLNSTPLIEQCIVRHFEDKGLSVFSGEVRIRDSALLSNSTGISAKGNNTDVFVDNCTLYEHPIGLEARDKFGEPNNIIHFYVNNTIIWASPEVVRTDYQPENIVIAHGILDPSVPWPGIGNLTTDPRFRDVGGYDFRLKEDSPGINSGDPAFAPATGEADLDGRPRVLAGRVDRGAYESVPALGPDLDADGDVDLKDYGLFAACVSGPWVPLAMGCERPDFDGDQDVDQSDFGIFQGCYSGSDMPANPGCTY